From the Piliocolobus tephrosceles isolate RC106 unplaced genomic scaffold, ASM277652v3 unscaffolded_31694, whole genome shotgun sequence genome, the window ATGGCGGTCCACACAACCAATAAGAGGCCACGCTTGGACCCTGCCCTCACTGATGGCTCAGCTACCAAAATATCTGACACGGTATCCGTCTTGGCTTCACTGTCTCCCCTGAGAAAAGCCAGGCTGAGCTCCTCGTCAAGTCTCCGACCAAAGGAACGACAGACAGGGGCCGTGGCCGACATCCCTCAGCCTGGAGTCAGGCGGCAGGGCCCGGAGCCTCTCGTCGTGGTGAAGCTGACACACAGCAGGCCTCAGGGTGGCTGTCGAGAAGTTCCCCAGGCTGCCTCCAAGCCCCACGGCCTGATCCAGGTCATCAGCCCCCAGGCACAAGACAAACGTCCTGCGGTGACCTCACAGCCCTGCCCACCAGCCCACACACACAGCTTGGGCCTCGGCTCCAATCTCAGTTTCAGGTCAGGAGCCAAGAGACCTGCCCAGGCTCCGACTCAGGCTTGCCTGAACTTCCCCAAGAAACCGAGAATGAGTCCCTTCCAGATGCCTGAAAATGCCATCCAGGGAGGTGAGCTGGGGGCCCCGGAGACTCTCCATCCTCCGCCAGCTGCAACCGAACTCAGACCAAG encodes:
- the LOC113222531 gene encoding putative protein FAM90A5P, which codes for MAVHTTNKRPRLDPALTDGSATKISDTVSVLASLSPLRKARLSSSSSLRPKERQTGAVADIPQPGVRRQGPEPLVVVKLTHSRPQGGCREVPQAASKPHGLIQVISPQAQDKRPAVTSQPCPPAHTHSLGLGSNLSFRSGAKRPAQAPTQACLNFPKKPRMSPFQMPENAIQGGELGAPETLHPPPAATELRPSPSPQMSRGTPAQVPSSDRQPLHSRPCLPTLQACTMSHHPAASHDGAQPLRMLFRRLENGWWSSSLLTAPSFPSPEKPGALLAHSPHVSEKSEAPCVPVPLSDLYEDLQVSSSSEDSDSDLE